A region of Mycolicibacterium brumae DNA encodes the following proteins:
- a CDS encoding excalibur calcium-binding domain-containing protein, translating to MLSASALAIGVLGVTAAPAAVAAPYKNCSEARANGDTDIPSSSDKYGSHLDRDGDGIGCES from the coding sequence GTGTTGTCCGCTTCCGCCCTCGCCATCGGAGTGCTGGGAGTGACCGCCGCGCCCGCGGCGGTGGCCGCGCCTTACAAGAACTGCTCCGAGGCCCGCGCCAACGGCGACACCGACATCCCGTCGTCCAGCGACAAGTACGGCAGCCACCTGGACAGGGACGGCGACGGCATCGGTTGCGAGTCCTGA
- a CDS encoding DUF4345 domain-containing protein, whose amino-acid sequence MATAIIIVSAVFFAGMGVVAMVTPDGTMKPFGTVLPQSTARAEIRAVYGGFGLAIAAVLGYAAATPGPVRTGILLTVGAAMAGMAIGRVVSAFIDDRTPFYPNWFYALVEVVIAAPLFFVACG is encoded by the coding sequence GTGGCCACGGCAATCATCATCGTCTCCGCGGTGTTCTTCGCCGGCATGGGCGTGGTCGCGATGGTCACCCCGGACGGCACGATGAAACCGTTCGGGACGGTGCTCCCCCAGTCCACCGCACGCGCCGAGATCCGCGCGGTCTACGGCGGGTTCGGGTTGGCGATCGCCGCGGTGCTCGGCTACGCCGCCGCCACACCGGGCCCGGTGCGCACCGGGATCCTGCTGACCGTCGGCGCGGCGATGGCCGGGATGGCGATCGGGCGGGTGGTGTCGGCGTTCATCGACGACCGAACCCCGTTCTACCCCAACTGGTTCTACGCGCTGGTCGAGGTCGTTATCGCGGCCCCACTGTTCTTCGTGGCCTGCGGCTGA
- a CDS encoding NERD domain-containing protein, whose translation MSNARGGEPRLANGAERQVWTLLNQQLGSGDVLVAGKRVTDHLKDHEVDFVVAIEGAGIVCLEVKGGQVWHDGTNWRQIRRGQEHCIEPVRQARDACYALRSFVESDPRWTQGRLRWDHVVVLPNTELPEGFALADCPRWKVIDRTDLDDIVGKLRRVLLDQELDRPLLTGDGIDQLQVAFGGRGLPQAGVVSRAVENESAADILTEQQSMILGAIQLLNRVEIRGGAGSGKTFLAMEQARRLAREGKRVALVCYSHGLASYLERVTAGWPRNQQPAYVGEFHDLGKTWGAPAGPDETLRNADTARFWEQELPREMASLAADLDDGHRFDAIVVDEAQDFADAWWEPLLGALRDEETGGLYVFTDEGQRVFDRHGSPPVPLVPLVLDHNLRNTRQIGKAFQPLVDHPMRLRGGDGPSVKFVACPADQAMDVGDDHVEWLLEQGWRPEDLALLVTGSRHPEQVERQADGNTSYWDSFWDAEQVFYGHVLGFKGLERRAVVLVVNETGVRDRSRERLYVGLSRARDQLVVCGDPEFIREVGGPELAWQLGI comes from the coding sequence GTGTCGAATGCTCGTGGAGGCGAGCCGCGGCTGGCCAACGGGGCCGAGCGCCAGGTGTGGACGCTGCTGAACCAGCAGCTGGGTTCCGGCGACGTGCTGGTCGCCGGCAAGCGCGTCACCGACCACCTCAAGGACCACGAGGTCGACTTCGTCGTCGCCATCGAGGGCGCCGGCATCGTCTGCCTCGAGGTCAAGGGCGGCCAGGTCTGGCACGACGGGACCAACTGGCGGCAGATCCGCCGAGGGCAGGAGCATTGCATCGAGCCGGTTCGCCAGGCCCGCGACGCGTGCTACGCGCTGCGCAGCTTCGTCGAGTCGGACCCGCGCTGGACCCAGGGCCGGCTGCGTTGGGATCACGTGGTGGTGCTGCCCAACACCGAACTGCCGGAGGGATTCGCGTTGGCGGATTGCCCACGCTGGAAGGTGATCGACCGAACCGACCTCGACGACATCGTCGGAAAGCTCCGCAGGGTCCTGCTTGATCAGGAACTCGACCGGCCGCTGCTGACCGGGGACGGAATCGACCAACTCCAGGTGGCTTTCGGCGGACGCGGGCTACCCCAGGCCGGGGTGGTGTCGCGGGCCGTCGAAAACGAGAGTGCGGCAGACATTCTCACCGAGCAGCAGTCCATGATCCTGGGCGCCATCCAGTTGCTGAACCGCGTAGAGATCCGGGGTGGGGCTGGCAGTGGAAAGACCTTCCTGGCGATGGAGCAGGCCCGACGGTTGGCGCGCGAGGGGAAACGTGTCGCGCTGGTCTGCTACTCGCACGGACTGGCGTCCTATCTGGAACGGGTGACCGCCGGATGGCCGCGCAATCAGCAGCCGGCCTATGTCGGGGAGTTCCACGACCTCGGCAAGACCTGGGGCGCGCCGGCCGGCCCGGACGAGACGCTGCGCAACGCGGACACCGCACGGTTTTGGGAGCAAGAACTACCCCGTGAAATGGCCTCGCTGGCAGCCGATCTCGACGATGGGCACCGCTTCGACGCGATCGTCGTCGACGAGGCGCAGGACTTCGCCGACGCCTGGTGGGAACCGCTGCTGGGCGCGTTGCGCGACGAGGAGACCGGCGGTCTGTACGTGTTCACCGATGAAGGCCAGCGGGTCTTCGACCGACATGGTTCACCTCCGGTGCCGCTGGTCCCGCTGGTGCTCGACCACAATCTGCGCAACACCCGCCAGATCGGAAAGGCCTTCCAGCCGCTGGTCGATCACCCGATGCGGTTGCGCGGAGGCGATGGGCCGTCGGTGAAGTTCGTCGCTTGCCCTGCCGACCAGGCCATGGACGTAGGCGACGATCACGTGGAATGGCTGCTGGAGCAAGGGTGGCGCCCCGAAGACCTCGCCCTGTTGGTCACCGGGAGCAGGCATCCCGAGCAAGTGGAACGCCAGGCCGACGGCAACACGTCGTACTGGGACAGCTTCTGGGACGCCGAGCAGGTGTTCTACGGGCACGTCCTCGGCTTCAAGGGCCTGGAGCGTCGGGCCGTCGTGCTGGTGGTGAACGAGACCGGCGTGCGGGACCGCTCCCGCGAGCGACTGTACGTCGGGCTGTCCCGGGCGCGCGATCAGCTGGTGGTGTGCGGAGACCCGGAATTCATTCGGGAAGTGGGTGGCCCGGAGTTGGCCTGGCAGCTGGGGATTTAG
- a CDS encoding thermonuclease family protein — translation MRVLIRALLAALLLTGLVSCSTRATAEVVDTTAVVLRVVDGDTIDVRDDNRGRLRIRVLGIDTPETKKPRYTVGCWGPEATAFAQEQLLDQRVAVVYDDTQDLHDHYGRTLAYLVKADGWDYSVEAARAGTAHAYIYDDNPVQRYPLIAAAEAEARAAGRGLWGPPCNGNTESVRR, via the coding sequence TTGCGAGTCCTGATCCGCGCGCTGCTGGCAGCCCTGCTGCTGACCGGGCTGGTCAGCTGCTCCACGCGGGCCACCGCCGAAGTCGTCGACACCACCGCCGTCGTGCTTCGGGTGGTCGACGGCGACACCATCGACGTGCGCGACGACAACCGCGGCCGGCTGCGCATCCGGGTGCTCGGCATCGACACTCCGGAGACCAAGAAACCCCGATACACCGTCGGCTGCTGGGGTCCGGAGGCGACCGCGTTCGCCCAAGAGCAGCTGCTCGATCAGCGGGTGGCCGTCGTGTACGACGACACCCAGGACCTGCACGACCACTACGGGCGCACGCTGGCCTACCTGGTCAAGGCCGACGGCTGGGACTACTCGGTGGAGGCCGCGCGGGCCGGGACGGCGCACGCCTACATCTACGATGACAACCCGGTGCAGCGGTACCCGCTGATCGCGGCCGCCGAGGCCGAGGCCCGAGCAGCCGGGCGGGGTCTCTGGGGCCCGCCCTGCAACGGCAACACCGAATCGGTCCGGCGCTAA
- a CDS encoding flavin-containing monooxygenase, translating into MTGRDPRVVIIGAGVAGISTAHVLRERGFGNITVLEKGSDVGGVWHWNHYPGLTCDVPSQIYQFGFAPKPDWNHVWADGPAIQRYHRDVVDKLGLTPLIQLNTEVVAAEWDDAAQTWTVTTAAGDTHVADFVVCATGVLHHPAIPDIPGLDDFDGPVVHTARWDDDLVTDGKRIAVIGTGSTGVQVVSALQRVAASIEHYVRSPQWVLWAPMSMPQLPGTAALLGRYPGLHKRMFDSLLWGSQILADICTRPSWRRSLVQNYARLSLRLQVRDPELRDKLTPDYEPLCKRQVISGRYYPAIQADNAALITEDIAEVTPTGIRTADGALHQTDIIVLATGFRAHDYMRPMRVIGRDGLSIDDAWGKGPRAYAMTAIPGFPNLFTVLGPNSPSGSIHLQYSSELTAKYIAAWLERFRAGELSQVEVTEEATSRFNDEVAVAMGPTVWNTGCNSWYFTEGNTIDLWPFRRDKMIEMLGRPIDADYHVVLSQPQATKNSGAAITTSTSA; encoded by the coding sequence ATGACCGGCCGCGATCCCCGCGTGGTCATCATCGGCGCCGGCGTCGCCGGGATCAGCACCGCGCACGTGCTGCGGGAACGCGGGTTCGGCAACATCACCGTGCTGGAGAAGGGATCCGATGTCGGCGGCGTGTGGCACTGGAACCACTATCCGGGGCTGACCTGCGATGTGCCCTCCCAGATCTACCAGTTCGGCTTCGCGCCGAAGCCGGACTGGAACCACGTCTGGGCCGACGGGCCGGCCATCCAGCGCTACCACCGCGACGTCGTCGACAAACTCGGTCTGACGCCGCTGATCCAGCTGAACACCGAAGTCGTCGCCGCCGAATGGGATGACGCGGCGCAGACCTGGACGGTCACCACCGCCGCCGGCGACACCCACGTCGCCGACTTCGTGGTGTGCGCCACCGGGGTGCTGCACCATCCCGCCATCCCCGACATCCCGGGGCTCGACGACTTCGACGGTCCCGTCGTGCACACCGCACGCTGGGACGACGATCTGGTGACCGACGGCAAGAGGATCGCCGTCATCGGCACCGGATCCACTGGCGTGCAGGTGGTTTCGGCGCTGCAACGCGTCGCCGCGTCCATTGAGCACTATGTGCGCTCGCCGCAGTGGGTGCTGTGGGCGCCCATGTCGATGCCGCAGCTGCCCGGAACCGCGGCGTTGCTGGGCCGGTATCCGGGCCTGCACAAGCGGATGTTCGACTCGCTGCTGTGGGGATCACAGATCCTGGCCGACATCTGCACCCGACCGTCGTGGCGGCGGAGCCTGGTGCAGAACTACGCCCGCCTGTCACTACGGCTTCAGGTCCGCGACCCGGAGCTGCGTGACAAGCTCACCCCCGACTACGAGCCGCTGTGCAAACGGCAGGTGATCTCGGGCCGGTACTACCCGGCGATCCAAGCCGACAACGCCGCGCTGATCACCGAGGACATCGCGGAGGTGACCCCGACCGGCATCCGCACCGCCGACGGGGCCCTGCACCAGACCGACATCATTGTGTTGGCAACGGGATTCCGCGCACATGACTACATGCGGCCGATGCGGGTGATCGGCCGCGACGGCCTCAGCATCGACGACGCCTGGGGCAAGGGGCCGCGGGCGTATGCGATGACCGCCATCCCCGGCTTCCCCAACCTGTTCACCGTGCTGGGCCCGAACTCGCCGTCGGGGTCCATCCACCTGCAGTACTCCTCGGAACTGACCGCGAAGTACATCGCTGCCTGGCTGGAGCGGTTCCGCGCCGGGGAGCTCTCGCAGGTCGAGGTGACCGAGGAGGCCACCAGCCGCTTCAACGACGAGGTCGCCGTGGCGATGGGCCCGACCGTGTGGAACACCGGGTGCAACTCGTGGTACTTCACCGAGGGGAACACCATCGATCTGTGGCCGTTCCGGCGGGACAAGATGATCGAGATGCTGGGCCGCCCGATCGACGCGGACTACCACGTGGTTTTGAGTCAGCCGCAGGCCACGAAGAACAGTGGGGCCGCGATAACGACCTCGACCAGCGCGTAG
- a CDS encoding patatin-like phospholipase family protein, giving the protein MTRRALVIGCGGTIGGAWIIAALSALCDEISVAAGDFDILQGTSAGAEMVTMIGGGVRVEDLVAMQRGQSADPRLSAHLADTPSNLPPLPAPRLLNPRLLRSQSGLAALTGIAPEGRGDASWLQRLADGFAEGPWLAHPGSRMVAFDIDVGRRVAFGAPGAPTATVGEALRASWAIPGWMPVVAVDGHRYVDGGARSTASVDLIGADEADVIYVIAPMASAAGQRVPGIGGLLEDALLRRPMSKTLDEEVAAARARGTTVVVITPDRADLAGLGPNFMDRGHRRAAFEAAMVTAPKTVRRALTAEASA; this is encoded by the coding sequence ATGACCCGACGCGCGCTGGTCATCGGTTGCGGCGGCACCATCGGCGGCGCCTGGATCATCGCGGCGCTGTCCGCGCTGTGCGATGAGATCAGCGTCGCAGCAGGGGATTTCGACATCCTGCAGGGCACCTCGGCGGGCGCCGAGATGGTCACCATGATCGGCGGCGGCGTGCGGGTCGAGGATCTGGTGGCCATGCAGCGCGGCCAGAGCGCCGACCCGCGATTGAGCGCGCACCTCGCCGACACCCCGTCGAACCTGCCGCCGCTGCCCGCTCCCCGGCTGCTGAACCCGCGCCTGCTGCGCTCGCAATCCGGGCTGGCCGCGCTGACCGGGATCGCCCCCGAGGGGCGCGGCGACGCGAGCTGGCTGCAGCGATTGGCCGACGGGTTCGCCGAGGGCCCCTGGCTGGCGCACCCAGGCTCTCGCATGGTGGCTTTCGATATCGACGTCGGCCGGCGGGTGGCCTTCGGTGCGCCCGGCGCCCCGACCGCGACCGTCGGGGAAGCGTTGCGCGCGTCCTGGGCCATTCCCGGTTGGATGCCCGTCGTCGCCGTCGACGGCCACCGCTACGTCGACGGCGGCGCCCGCTCCACCGCATCGGTCGACCTGATCGGCGCCGACGAAGCCGATGTCATCTACGTGATCGCGCCGATGGCTTCGGCTGCCGGACAACGTGTTCCGGGAATCGGCGGCTTGCTGGAGGACGCCCTGTTGCGCCGGCCGATGTCCAAGACCCTCGATGAGGAGGTGGCCGCGGCCCGCGCCCGTGGCACGACCGTCGTCGTCATCACCCCCGACCGCGCCGACCTGGCCGGACTCGGCCCGAACTTCATGGACCGCGGCCACCGCCGCGCCGCGTTCGAAGCGGCGATGGTCACCGCGCCCAAGACTGTGCGTCGGGCGTTGACGGCCGAGGCGAGCGCATGA